From Paraburkholderia fungorum, the proteins below share one genomic window:
- a CDS encoding LysR family transcriptional regulator translates to MALTHRHIEVFRALMTAGSVTKAAEMLFTSQPTVSRELSRMEQSIGFALFERAHGRLRPTMSALTLFDEIKRAYVGLERIASTAASLREFQGGRLSIIALPAFSHSILPGASKRFHDAQPGVSVSIATQESPFLEEWLTAQRYDLGLTEHDAPPPGTRLTPLLEVDEVCVLPDGHPLLARRTIELKDFADQAFISLSSSDPYRLQIDEAFAQAGIARRQLIETPTAVSVCSFVRHGLGIAIVNPLTAVDFAGRHLHIRPLAVSLPFRVSVVHPEHRPGHPLAGAFVKALQSEAAALRLQLKTHVGTGRKQR, encoded by the coding sequence ATGGCGCTCACTCACCGGCACATCGAAGTCTTTCGCGCGTTGATGACGGCGGGCAGCGTCACCAAAGCAGCCGAAATGCTGTTCACGTCGCAGCCCACTGTCAGTCGCGAACTCTCGCGCATGGAGCAGAGCATCGGCTTTGCGCTGTTCGAGCGTGCGCATGGACGGCTGCGTCCCACGATGTCCGCGCTCACTTTGTTCGACGAAATCAAGCGCGCGTATGTCGGGCTCGAACGGATCGCCTCGACCGCAGCCAGCCTGCGTGAATTTCAGGGCGGCCGGCTTTCCATCATCGCGCTGCCCGCGTTCTCTCATTCGATCTTGCCAGGCGCGTCAAAGCGCTTTCACGATGCACAGCCTGGCGTAAGCGTTTCGATCGCCACGCAGGAGTCGCCGTTTCTCGAAGAATGGCTGACCGCGCAACGCTACGATCTCGGCTTGACGGAACACGACGCGCCGCCGCCCGGCACGCGTCTGACGCCGTTGCTCGAAGTAGACGAAGTGTGCGTGTTGCCGGACGGGCATCCGTTGCTCGCGAGGCGCACGATCGAGTTGAAAGATTTCGCGGATCAGGCCTTCATCAGCCTCTCGTCGAGTGATCCGTACCGGTTGCAGATCGACGAAGCATTTGCGCAAGCTGGCATAGCGCGCCGCCAACTCATCGAAACGCCAACTGCGGTTTCCGTATGCAGTTTCGTGCGGCATGGGCTCGGCATCGCGATCGTCAATCCGCTTACCGCTGTCGATTTCGCCGGACGCCATCTGCATATCCGGCCGCTCGCGGTGTCGCTGCCGTTTCGCGTGAGCGTGGTTCATCCCGAGCATCGTCCGGGGCATCCGCTGGCCGGTGCGTTTGTCAAAGCGCTGCAAAGCGAAGCGGCGGCGCTGCGACTACAATTAAAAACTCACGTTGGAACAGGGCGCAAACAGCGATAA
- a CDS encoding oxidoreductase: protein MMNRDNPVWLITGCSTGFGRELAKLVLERGWRAVVTARDPSKVKDIAEGHGDRALVLPLDVTNRAQIEQTVAQAKQHFGRIDALVNNAGYGYLAAIEEGEDDAVRAMFETNVFGLVDMTKAVLPVMREQHSGLIVNVSSIGGITSFAATGYYHATKYAVEGLSESLAQEVKPLGIGVLIVEPGPFRTNWAGPSIKQSSTVIDDYADTAGVRRKQTGERSGKQAGDPVRAAQAIIDAALSDQPPLRLLLGKMALDLAYKKLDFMRGDFDTWKAATEGADYPEGSA, encoded by the coding sequence ATGATGAATCGAGACAATCCCGTCTGGCTGATTACAGGTTGTTCCACCGGCTTCGGCCGTGAACTGGCAAAGCTGGTGCTGGAGCGTGGCTGGCGCGCCGTCGTGACCGCGCGCGACCCGTCGAAAGTGAAAGATATCGCCGAGGGCCACGGCGACCGCGCGCTGGTTCTACCGCTCGACGTCACGAACCGCGCGCAGATCGAGCAGACGGTCGCGCAGGCCAAACAGCATTTCGGCCGAATCGACGCGCTCGTCAACAATGCGGGCTACGGCTATCTGGCCGCGATCGAGGAAGGTGAGGACGACGCAGTGCGCGCGATGTTCGAGACCAATGTGTTCGGTCTCGTCGACATGACCAAGGCCGTTCTGCCAGTCATGCGCGAGCAGCACAGCGGGTTGATCGTCAACGTGTCGTCGATTGGGGGCATTACGAGTTTTGCCGCAACCGGCTACTACCACGCGACCAAATACGCAGTGGAAGGTCTGTCGGAATCGCTCGCGCAAGAGGTGAAGCCGCTCGGCATCGGCGTGCTGATCGTCGAACCCGGCCCGTTCCGCACGAACTGGGCGGGGCCGTCGATCAAGCAGTCGTCGACGGTGATCGACGATTACGCGGACACCGCCGGCGTGCGCCGCAAGCAGACCGGCGAACGTAGCGGCAAGCAGGCGGGCGATCCGGTGCGCGCGGCGCAGGCGATCATCGACGCTGCGCTGTCGGACCAGCCGCCGTTGCGTCTGCTGCTCGGCAAGATGGCGCTCGATCTCGCGTACAAAAAGCTGGACTTCATGCGCGGCGACTTCGATACGTGGAAAGCCGCGACCGAGGGCGCGGACTATCCGGAAGGGTCAGCCTGA
- a CDS encoding rubredoxin, translated as MYKKGVAVELQFSPERLNDGAGDPYWIDLTQAEAQSLLESLQARLAGGAGGNDAPLVVSLDETPPSQDVSPAGPAAASTVSADDFKQWVCVICGWVYDEATGLPDEGIAPGTRWADVPADWRCPLCDVGKEDFALVEF; from the coding sequence ATGTACAAGAAGGGCGTAGCCGTAGAACTCCAGTTTTCTCCCGAGCGACTCAACGACGGCGCGGGCGATCCTTACTGGATCGATCTGACGCAGGCCGAGGCGCAAAGCCTGCTGGAAAGCCTGCAAGCGCGTCTTGCGGGCGGCGCAGGCGGCAACGACGCGCCGCTGGTAGTGAGTCTCGACGAGACGCCGCCGTCGCAGGACGTCAGCCCGGCCGGCCCGGCGGCCGCCAGCACCGTTTCCGCGGACGACTTCAAGCAGTGGGTCTGCGTGATCTGCGGCTGGGTGTACGACGAAGCCACCGGACTGCCGGACGAAGGTATCGCGCCGGGCACGCGCTGGGCAGACGTCCCGGCCGACTGGCGCTGCCCGCTTTGCGACGTGGGCAAGGAAGACTTCGCGCTAGTCGAGTTTTAA